Below is a window of Ciona intestinalis chromosome 5, KH, whole genome shotgun sequence DNA.
ATACTAAGCAGGAAGCTGGCTTATCTAGCTTCCTCTTAGCTCTCCCACAGACATCACAGCTACCGTATGTTAACATTATACCGTCTAAAGGTGCATGTCGCACTTTTGTGATGACAATATGTACAACCATTGTCATGTGTGGTGGTGGTTCATAAACAAAACCACGTGACGCATGTGCATTCTGATAGAAATCATCGTACATTTTGTGAcgtaaaaaacaatttcaaatttaCGATATTGCGACCAGTCATTCTCGTTAGCTCacgtaataataatattattgttcCTTCTAATTTGACATAATTGACACCGCGGTTCAGGTCACACCAGGGTCGAGCATACGTTTTCTAAATCTCTCTCGATTTACTCGCTTTGCTTTGATTAATCCATTCCTCATCTTTCTAGTGGCATGGAGGTTGTATGGCACGGTGAATTCAGCAGACTCTTCTGCAACTTCTACCCGCCACATGTGTGGTACCTCACCATTACAAACCAAGCGCCACAACAGAAATGGAAATTCCACCGAGACAGCGCTAAAGTTCGCTTCTGCTGCCAGGTATTTAAAAGATTCCATGTACGGAAAAGAGTTGCAGTTCTCACTTTTCTCCGAACGTAACCTCAGTGTTAAGCACAAACATGATTTAAATCCCTTAACTTTCTGTCTAATATTCGAACTCTCCATGGTAAACGTTGTATTGTGTTAACCAGGATTGTGGAAACGGTTGGACATCGATGAAGGGCCGAGTCACATTCTGGTTCTACCTCAACTATTTGACCAACGAAGGTTTTGTTCAGTTCAAGTTGTATGGACAGCAATGCAAGAAATGTAACAGCGGAAAATTTGAATACGTCATGTGGTACCCAGAGGAAGTATCCAaggtaaaaaacatattaatataatgcTATCAGAACTAGAAGTCGCTTTTGTGGATGGGGTGAAATATAACCAACCGCTTTTATGGGAGTTTACAAGTTATGCGTCCCACAGACCTCTTTTTGTGACCTCGTTAATATTGTGGATGTGGTTATAACCGCTCACATTTACTATACATAGGCAAATGTGTTGCCAATACTGGTTTACATATAAGTAAAGGTAAATTTGttctttacttttaaatgagACGTATATGTCACGTCACTAACATTATGAATCTATTTCTGACAATCCATACATGCGGCACggaaatttatttaagtttttacaaaacaccAGCAAACGGTTGAAGCAAAATTTGCGGTCTGTTTCTCACAGGAAATTATTCTGTTTAAGCCATCAATCTATTCGTTAGACTTCGTTTGTCTCCCTATTGTTCCCATTGGGATTCCAAGGGACggaatataaattataatcatTGATACTCGTACTTCCCGTTTATTGTAAGGCTGCTGTTCCAAACTCATGGGCAGATTTCTATGCTAAAGTTCGCCGGACtttgaatatatttgttgtatgATGAATGGTCTACAGCCCTGACCGGTTGTTGCTTTAAAGGATTGAGATAAAAATATCTCATTTAATCTTTTCAGTTTCTTTTATATATGATTCTACATCCATCATGTTTAAGCAAATTTGGGCATTGTCGATAAAACGCCCttattatgtgaattttagGCTGGTGTCAATAGACTTCATATTTAACCAGCATTgtcaattttaatataataaaattactattattatttaatagaCTGTACGTTTGAATTTGATAGGTGATGTGCAATGTTTACAACAAAGTTGGTCAAACATATTACGGGTTCCTGCAACCACCAATCCGTATTGACCGACGACCAGGTCGTCCAAGGAACCAACATAATGCTGAACTCTGTCAAGCTTGTAGAGATGGGGAATGTGATCAGGTATTGACTCTTGCCGTTTTGTTAAACCGTGTTTCATCACATCTGATTATTATAGTTCCTATTACACGTGTTGCGTGGTGATTGCGtagttgtatagtagggtggaggaagatgagacacaatttcactctattttctcctcacatttggtagcaaacaaagaacattcaaagaattataaaaccgcatccttacgactaccatatagacctttgttaattgttttaaaccacgatcgggatttttaaatattatgtgctaaagtgtgtcatcttcccccaccctactataacacaaGCGTATCTAAATATGCACGATTTCatgatttattatttatatccAGGCCCGACCAATCAAAACGATGTTCAATGGAATCATTCCAAGCCCACTACCTAACCCACCACCGAACGGCGCTCTTTCACCTTCTTTGACCCCACCTGAAGCATTGGGAAACCCCCCTGCCCCAACCATCTCCATTCACCAGTCAGTTCCAACATGTGACGTCAGCACAGTAGGAAGCAACAACacagtgatgacgtcaccacccGCACAAACCACTCCAATGCAACCAATCCTGACTTACTCCGTAGTCACGTGCCCACCCAAACCACTGTCCGCAACATCCAACCATTTCATTCCACAGAACGGAATTTCCCCACCTGTCAGCTACGTTTATCATCATCCAAGCCAGTTCCCAATGCTCAACGGCGGCCCCCCACCTCCCCCGGTGATGCTGCCACCACCTAGGCAACTGATGCAACCACTGATGAAACCAACCACCGATCCGAATACAACGAATGGAGTCGAAAGTGTCGCTGAGTCAACGCAGCAAGTCGTGCCTGTTGAAGAAGCTACTATAGTTGAGTTGGAGCAATGCTTCAAAGAAAATGTTCAAATCGAAGAGAAGACTGAAATAAAGAAGTCAGACCAGGTGAACGGATCAGATGCGCAAGCAACATGCGTGGCTTGAACATTGGCTTACTTGCATTTTATTCCATCATTGCTAATGCATGATTATCACTTGGTATGCcttacataaattttatttcttttttatattttctactCACACATGTGCTTTGGGCTGCGCACCATACACACCCACACCACTGCAAATCAGCAAGTTATTAAACCAAGCTTATGCGCAACACGCCATCATCTTCAAAGCAAGgtgctaaaataaaaataaaaaaacgtttactTTTACCGCCAATGTTcgtacttttattttataacggATGACACCAACGTCCGCCCTTACAATTAATCCGAGTTGGTAACACGTCGTTTATTGCGAGCATAACATTACTACATACAGCGGGGTTTAAACGCTTCGCTATGCAACATACGTTATGGCCGGATGTAGCTGATTCGAGTGACTTCCTGCCAATAGCAAACCAGGCTTTCGCACGACGCCGTATGCTTTGTAGACtttaatgcaaaacaaataatacTCAAGTGAACCTTGATGAACCAGCTCATGTTAGATCGTCTTTTATTGGATTCAAATGCTTTGACAAAAGCAACAATTTCTCGATAATGAAAGCTAAATCTGGTTAACTGTTAACTTACGTAATATGCAAGACGCTTAACGACGTGTAAAGCATTTTCGGTGCCAATTTAAACGTTTCTATGATTTTCTCGTGGCAGAACAATAACAACGCTCACAAGTTGGCGTCACGGAGCAACAGGCCTTCGGCGTTTAAATGTCTGAACCAATCAAAATGGTTGAAACATGTGTCTTCATCCTTCTCGATTATTACCACCGCTATGCTTATTCACGTCGCTCTACGTAATgtaatgtgacgtaacactaGATCAATGCCCTACATGTGCAATGCGTGAAAATACAAAACGCAACAGCGAAGCTAGTCCGTAATGGAAAAATCTAAAACCTGTCTTAACATAAGTTAAAAAAGAATCAACCAAGCAATTTACTGACGAGCTACGCTGTTCCGTGATCACTACTTTCCTTATTACCAATATTTAAcgcttgtatatatatatatatatgtgttgctTACATTTCTATAATATGCACATTTTTCGCGTTGCATTCCGAGGCCTTTACAAATAGCCCGCTATCTTGTTCCACGTGTCTCAGGCAAACACTAAACATGCTTATAGACATTTATTTTGTACAGACCGCTTGTATTATAGCACATAAAGCTAAAGTGCAATTATTGCTCCATTTATAGATTAAATTCAATTGTACGaaacaattaatattacaatatatttttgcaGTACGTTAAAGCACATTaacttttaacactttttttatcaaactATTTACACATTATATAAAGTTAGTTTTGCACTGTATTGTAGCAGTAGCGATATAAAAACCATCCTTTGCGTCGTTTTAACCTCTGCAGCATTTTGCTATTTTTGGTCgagctgttttttttaaactttgccAAAAATAATTAGATTTCAGATTTTCTCGGACCATCACTAAACAATCTGTTATTTTGCTACCGagtgttttattgttgttgtttttttcattctgtGTTGTTACTGTTGTTATCTGTGGTGTGTTTTTGAGACGTTGTTACTTCGCCTTTGCCAGTTCTCCCAAGTTCCCCCATCCACGTATAACACGTGTGTCTCATGTATATAACACTTTGTACATACCCTGTATTTGtcttgtttgcttttttatttaaacacatcATTACCAAACTAAAATCACTCTCGTTGTTTAGTGATTCGGGCACCCAAAGTGTATCACATTTCACAGTTGTACAACTACTCAAATTGACCAAAACCTATCGGTACATTTGTTCTGCACACAGTATCACAAATAGCACATTTGTGCCGCATAAGCTTAACTGACTGCACGTTGTTTAGTACATAGTGGTGATTACTgttaatacaacaaaaattgtGTGAAAATTGCtccttttttatttacctgATTTTATATGTATTCACAACAATGCAGATAGGCGACAGTTCATATTTGCTTAACATAAAATTGACAATTTAAAGCCGGCAAATTAGGAGAGCTTAAAGGTTGGAAGATTCCATGATTGGGCGCGTGTTGtcctacatttaaaaataaaagtatatgaCAGCTTTTTGGCGATAATACaaatttgtatagtagggtgggaaaagatgggacaccttttcattacattttctgtacccatttggtagtaaacaaagaacatccaaagaccgttggtaattgtttaaatcacattTAAGATACTTGGGTACTATGTGCTTAAcatgtcctgtcttcccccttGGTACTCTTCCATCATACCTAATAAGTCACTTCatggaaatatattaaaaagcatTTATTCCATCGATTCGCACACCTTTGTCAGCGCAGTGAAATAGAACGGTTAAAGCGGAACAAGAAGGTACAGTTCAAAATTCttgtttaaattgatttataaagaaatttCTTATCATAAATACACGTAAAAAAGACGAATTAATTTGTAGGTGTTGAAAATCCTATTtaaacattctgttttatgAGAATACTGAGTTCGTGAGAATGCTGtcgaataatactgtaacaCCATCGCCTACTTAatatgtattgagtaggccatggtaacacttttcttgtttatcattaaatagaGACccgtaaaaatattttttaaaacgctCCCGCGCACCATCAtttcccgccctactatatgaatgtTACGGCATCGGGTCACTGGTTAGTCTATAcgatttacagaattttatttgtagctTTTGACTTTTCACCTTTGATCCGTCGGCTTGGTTCGAATCATATAATATGACGCGAGCAAACCATACATAACAAAAATTGTATCCCAAATGAACCAAAGCAATAAAGAgaagaaaataacaaaatggtGGTCGGTAAACACATTAATATGAAAATTCgtgttaatataaaagttttttaactataagGTTACgtttgtat
It encodes the following:
- the LOC100184466 gene encoding uncharacterized protein LOC100184466 isoform X1, encoding MTSTVAIPQFFGNYPGVIPGSVPGGIPCPIPGTMPPANVPIPTSANGVSYPTVPIQVPIQLPVVPVGGGCYNDGMEVVWHGEFSRLFCNFYPPHVWYLTITNQAPQQKWKFHRDSAKVRFCCQDCGNGWTSMKGRVTFWFYLNYLTNEGFVQFKLYGQQCKKCNSGKFEYVMWYPEEVSKVMCNVYNKVGQTYYGFLQPPIRIDRRPGRPRNQHNAELCQACRDGECDQARPIKTMFNGIIPSPLPNPPPNGALSPSLTPPEALGNPPAPTISIHQSVPTCDVSTVGSNNTVMTSPPAQTTPMQPILTYSVVTCPPKPLSATSNHFIPQNGISPPVSYVYHHPSQFPMLNGGPPPPPVMLPPPRQLMQPLMKPTTDPNTTNGVESVAESTQQVVPVEEATIVELEQCFKENVQIEEKTEIKKSDQTSSALYGRMPTYDGVWWQCMTLKAGGFTCSNYGKPSIFLSADIQAMRALMCIATIASFLAMVCSLLSLDCTTALEANTKPKNIITMVSGVFHIVAGLMCGGAVSWYAWRVTYEFYSPFYQEREFVYEFGSCLYIGWVSSAIGTCTLISTIWFAVGVQQQFHDPMYKNSNFKYEFGSCLYIGWICGAITLLAGLVLICGACKKNKDEDEHSSYPYTYQPSKVTKETKTEYV
- the LOC100184466 gene encoding uncharacterized protein LOC100184466 isoform X3 is translated as MTSTVAIPQFFGNYPGVIPGSVPGGIPCPIPGTMPPANVPIPTSANGVSYPTVPIQVPIQLPVVPVGGGCYNDGMEVVWHGEFSRLFCNFYPPHVWYLTITNQAPQQKWKFHRDSAKVRFCCQDCGNGWTSMKGRVTFWFYLNYLTNEGFVQFKLYGQQCKKCNSGKFEYVMWYPEEVSKVMCNVYNKVGQTYYGFLQPPIRIDRRPGRPRNQHNAELCQACRDGECDQARPIKTMFNGIIPSPLPNPPPNGALSPSLTPPEALGNPPAPTISIHQSVPTCDVSTVGSNNTVMTSPPAQTTPMQPILTYSVVTCPPKPLSATSNHFIPQNGISPPVSYVYHHPSQFPMLNGGPPPPPVMLPPPRQLMQPLMKPTTDPNTTNGVESVAESTQQVVPVEEATIVELEQCFKENVQIEEKTEIKKSDQTSSALYGRMPTYDGVWWQCMTLKAGGFTCSNYGKPSIFLSALLAGLVLICGACKKNKDEDEHSSYPYTYQPSKVTKETKTEYV
- the LOC100184466 gene encoding uncharacterized protein LOC100184466 isoform X2, with translation MTSTVAIPQFFGNYPGVIPGSVPGGIPCPIPGTMPPANVPIPTSANGVSYPTVPIQVPIQLPVVPVGGGCYNDGMEVVWHGEFSRLFCNFYPPHVWYLTITNQAPQQKWKFHRDSAKVRFCCQDCGNGWTSMKGRVTFWFYLNYLTNEGFVQFKLYGQQCKKCNSGKFEYVMWYPEEVSKVMCNVYNKVGQTYYGFLQPPIRIDRRPGRPRNQHNAELCQACRDGECDQARPIKTMFNGIIPSPLPNPPPNGALSPSLTPPEALGNPPAPTISIHQSVPTCDVSTVGSNNTVMTSPPAQTTPMQPILTYSVVTCPPKPLSATSNHFIPQNGISPPVSYVYHHPSQFPMLNGGPPPPPVMLPPPRQLMQPLMKPTTDPNTTNGVESVAESTQQVVPVEEATIVELEQCFKENVQIEEKTEIKKSDQTSSALYGRMPTYDGVWWQCMTLKAGGFTCSNYGKPSIFLSADIQAMRALMCIATIASFLAMVCSLLSLDCTTALEANTKPKNIITMVSGVFHIVAGLMCGGAVSWYAWRVTYEFYSPFYQEREFVYEFGSCLYIGWVSSAIALLAGLVLICGACKKNKDEDEHSSYPYTYQPSKVTKETKTEYV